A DNA window from Sulfitobacter sp. BSw21498 contains the following coding sequences:
- the gltX gene encoding glutamate--tRNA ligase, translating to MTITRFAPSPTGYIHVGNLRTALMNYLIARKSGGEFILRIDDTDPVRSKEEYVDGLKEDLTWLGLHWDRVERQSERLEKYHAAADELRKIGRFYEAWETPTELDLKRKKQLNMGKPPVYDRAALNLSDAEKAKLRDERGPGVWRFKLDQERIEWKDGILGDISIDAASVSDPVLIRGDGQILYTLASVVDDTEMGVTNVVRGSDHVTNTATQIQIMHALGGTVPSFAHHSLLTGPQGEALSKRLGVLALRDLRERGVHPFALLSIMSRLGSSDPVELRTDMEALIDGFDIERFGSAPTKFDVEDLFPMTGRYLQTLPLEAVSDEIAALGVPDDKVALFWQVTRENVTTLRDLEGWWQMFSVGAEPVIADEDKEFVAEALALLPEGEFDESTWSTWTAAVKEQTGRKGKGLFMPLRLALTGKPHGPDMAAVLPLLQVVKARG from the coding sequence ATGACCATCACCCGCTTCGCCCCGTCCCCGACCGGTTATATCCACGTAGGCAACCTGCGCACGGCGCTGATGAACTATCTGATCGCCCGCAAAAGCGGTGGCGAGTTCATCCTGCGGATCGACGACACCGATCCGGTGCGCAGCAAGGAAGAATACGTCGACGGTCTGAAAGAAGACCTGACGTGGCTGGGCCTGCATTGGGATCGCGTTGAACGCCAGTCCGAGCGGTTGGAGAAATACCACGCCGCCGCGGACGAGCTGCGCAAGATCGGGCGCTTCTATGAAGCGTGGGAAACGCCGACCGAACTGGATCTCAAGCGCAAGAAACAGCTGAACATGGGCAAGCCGCCGGTCTATGACCGCGCTGCGCTGAACCTGTCGGATGCGGAAAAAGCCAAGCTGCGCGATGAACGCGGCCCGGGCGTGTGGCGCTTTAAGCTGGATCAGGAACGGATCGAATGGAAGGACGGCATCCTTGGCGACATCTCGATTGATGCGGCGTCGGTTTCGGACCCCGTTTTGATCCGCGGTGACGGCCAGATTTTGTACACACTGGCGTCAGTCGTGGATGATACAGAGATGGGCGTGACCAATGTTGTGCGCGGGTCCGACCACGTGACCAACACGGCGACACAAATCCAGATCATGCACGCACTTGGCGGCACCGTACCCTCCTTTGCGCACCATTCGCTGTTGACCGGTCCGCAAGGCGAGGCGCTGTCGAAACGTCTGGGCGTGCTGGCGCTGCGCGATCTGCGCGAACGCGGCGTGCATCCGTTTGCCTTGCTGTCCATCATGTCGCGTCTGGGGTCGTCTGATCCGGTCGAGCTGCGCACCGACATGGAGGCCTTGATCGATGGCTTTGACATCGAACGCTTTGGGTCTGCGCCGACCAAGTTCGACGTCGAAGACCTGTTCCCGATGACGGGCCGCTATTTGCAGACCCTCCCGCTCGAGGCTGTCTCTGATGAGATCGCAGCCCTTGGTGTGCCAGACGACAAGGTTGCACTATTCTGGCAGGTCACCCGCGAAAACGTCACGACACTTCGCGATCTTGAGGGATGGTGGCAGATGTTTAGCGTGGGCGCGGAGCCGGTGATCGCGGACGAAGACAAAGAGTTCGTCGCCGAGGCTTTGGCCTTGTTGCCCGAGGGCGAATTTGACGAAAGCACATGGAGCACATGGACTGCCGCAGTGAAAGAGCAGACAGGCCGCAAGGGCAAAGGGCTGTTCATGCCGCTGCGTCTGGCGCTGACGGGCAAGCCCCACGGGCCGGATATGGCCGCCGTGCTGCCGTTGTTGCAAGTCGTGAAGGCACGCGGGTGA